The following are from one region of the Cytobacillus firmus genome:
- a CDS encoding bifunctional metallophosphatase/5'-nucleotidase, with amino-acid sequence MKQAPSLSALNSVKGLTFTDEAEAINKYTRELKKQGIRAIVVLAHVPGKSNQKGELATGQLIELAHQVDDEVDIMFGGHSHAYLNSVVDGKLLVQAYSYGTAFSDVDIEIDPRTKDIVRKNAEIVNVFQENIQPASDITRMIERYERKVEPAVNRYIGTAAIPITAARNRSGESALGNLIADSERAAMTTDFAFINPGGIRADIDAGRITWGNLYFALPFSNQLVKMHLTGTQIRDVLNQQWQPNITRILQISGLTYTWDDRRPIGEKVKDIYLMDGIKLEPDKTYSVTVNTYLANGGDNFTVFLNGINRVTGPNDIDALERYIQQLPQSFSYAIDGRIKRVN; translated from the coding sequence ATGAAACAAGCACCAAGTTTATCCGCACTAAATAGTGTGAAGGGTCTTACCTTCACTGATGAAGCGGAAGCTATCAATAAGTATACCCGGGAACTTAAAAAGCAAGGAATAAGAGCCATTGTGGTACTGGCTCATGTTCCTGGCAAATCAAATCAAAAAGGAGAACTAGCCACAGGGCAGCTAATAGAATTGGCCCATCAAGTGGATGACGAAGTGGATATTATGTTCGGAGGCCACAGTCATGCTTATCTGAACAGTGTGGTGGATGGGAAGCTGTTGGTCCAGGCCTATTCATATGGCACCGCCTTTTCTGATGTGGATATCGAAATAGATCCCAGGACAAAGGATATTGTCCGCAAGAATGCTGAAATTGTGAATGTTTTTCAAGAGAATATCCAGCCTGCAAGCGACATAACCAGAATGATCGAACGATATGAAAGAAAAGTAGAGCCTGCTGTGAACAGATATATTGGCACTGCTGCTATACCCATCACAGCTGCCCGAAACAGAAGCGGGGAGTCCGCCCTGGGCAATCTTATTGCGGATTCAGAACGGGCAGCGATGACCACAGATTTCGCTTTCATCAATCCAGGAGGAATCCGCGCAGACATTGACGCCGGCCGTATTACATGGGGAAACTTATATTTCGCGCTTCCCTTCAGTAATCAATTGGTTAAAATGCATCTGACAGGCACCCAAATCCGTGATGTCCTTAATCAGCAATGGCAGCCGAATATAACAAGAATTCTACAGATATCAGGACTCACTTATACTTGGGATGACAGAAGGCCCATAGGTGAAAAAGTAAAGGATATATACCTTATGGACGGTATAAAACTCGAACCGGACAAGACCTATTCGGTCACTGTAAACACTTATCTCGCTAATGGAGGAGATAATTTCACCGTATTTCTAAATGGTATAAATAGAGTGACCGGCCCCAACGATATTGATGCACTGGAGAGGTATATTCAGCAGCTACCGCAGTCGTTTAGTTATGCGATTGATGGACGCATAAAGAGAGTGAACTAA
- a CDS encoding DUF3267 domain-containing protein, with protein sequence MDNKKATVVSVSMMKLQIYLFFATLALIIGVLFLHAVIYGGGEMTFDLMGMLLFFAGMVVIVILHEAIHLAGFHYIGGVPWKEMSWGVNLKMGIAYAHAKQPVTVQQMKKVLLLPFIPTGLLPLILGVVFNMPGLSILGAILTVGCLGDLILYQKLLKFSNEALVIDHPTKPQFMVYE encoded by the coding sequence TTGGATAATAAAAAAGCAACCGTTGTTTCTGTTTCGATGATGAAGCTGCAGATTTATTTGTTTTTTGCAACGTTGGCACTTATAATTGGGGTCCTCTTTTTACATGCTGTGATTTATGGCGGCGGGGAAATGACTTTTGATCTTATGGGTATGCTATTATTTTTTGCTGGCATGGTCGTAATCGTTATTTTGCATGAAGCCATTCATTTGGCGGGTTTTCACTATATTGGCGGTGTTCCTTGGAAGGAAATGTCCTGGGGAGTCAACCTGAAAATGGGTATAGCTTATGCTCATGCCAAACAGCCTGTGACAGTTCAGCAGATGAAAAAGGTGTTATTGTTGCCATTTATTCCGACTGGCTTACTGCCGCTTATTCTGGGAGTTGTGTTTAACATGCCTGGATTATCGATCCTGGGAGCGATATTGACAGTTGGTTGTCTGGGAGATCTCATTTTGTATCAAAAGCTATTAAAATTTTCGAATGAGGCTCTTGTCATTGACCATCCGACTAAACCACAATTTATGGTTTATGAATAG
- a CDS encoding cation diffusion facilitator family transporter, with protein MEEEKYRNLKLGERAAVISIAAYICLSILKLTIGYVSNSAALKADGLNNTTDIIASIAVLIGLRISQRPPDKNHGYGHWKSETIASMVASFIMAAVGLQVLLNAVSSMFEGVNESPDIFAAYTGVFSAAAMYFVYRYNRKLANKINSKAVMAAAKDNISDAWVSIGTAIGIFGSQLNMPWLDPLTAIIVGLLICKTAWDIFVQASHELSDGFDEEKIKEYQDAIKKVNGVKGIKDIKGRSYGNNEVIDVVILVNSTLDIKEAHDIATHVEKVMMHDHGVYDVHVHVEPN; from the coding sequence ATGGAAGAAGAAAAGTATCGAAACCTTAAGTTGGGTGAGCGTGCTGCGGTTATTAGCATTGCGGCTTATATATGTCTTTCTATACTAAAATTAACAATTGGATATGTGAGTAATTCTGCCGCTTTGAAAGCGGATGGATTGAATAATACGACGGATATTATTGCTTCAATTGCAGTGCTTATAGGTCTTAGGATTTCCCAGCGTCCTCCGGATAAAAATCATGGGTATGGTCACTGGAAGAGTGAAACCATTGCTTCTATGGTAGCTTCCTTTATTATGGCTGCTGTAGGTCTTCAGGTCCTGCTGAATGCTGTTTCATCCATGTTTGAAGGTGTTAATGAATCTCCTGATATTTTTGCGGCATATACGGGAGTTTTTTCTGCAGCTGCAATGTACTTTGTGTACCGCTACAACAGGAAATTAGCGAATAAAATTAACAGTAAGGCCGTAATGGCAGCTGCAAAGGACAATATTTCAGACGCCTGGGTGAGTATAGGAACAGCAATCGGCATATTTGGGTCACAGCTGAACATGCCATGGCTTGATCCTTTAACAGCCATTATTGTCGGGCTATTAATATGCAAAACGGCTTGGGATATTTTTGTACAAGCTTCCCATGAGCTTTCAGACGGATTTGATGAAGAAAAGATTAAAGAATATCAGGATGCCATCAAAAAAGTAAACGGGGTTAAAGGAATAAAAGATATTAAAGGTAGAAGCTACGGCAATAATGAAGTTATCGATGTAGTTATCTTAGTTAATTCCACACTTGATATTAAGGAAGCCCATGATATTGCGACACATGTGGAAAAAGTCATGATGCATGACCATGGTGTTTATGATGTGCATGTTCATGTGGAGCCAAATTGA
- a CDS encoding DUF2935 domain-containing protein, translated as MADPIVARSLDEIKFWSRIMKEHSLFLSLGFTYEQKQLITEAQQFIALFERIEEKLARFNVNSELGQVQAFNNEVYQAAAAIWSYKRKVLGLTLRCEIRSNNYPLLIDHISREAAYFANRLKELNSGVLAPKPEAIIEENVFFLKIMADHAKFIGHLLDPSERKLVEQAREFSHDFDQLLFQAVDLESMQPQSETKPILSQFLNQNKVSVASLRDFKKTARELIEACRIKSNIHPLLADHTFREAERFLEIIDMFEASLKRA; from the coding sequence ATGGCGGATCCAATTGTCGCTAGATCATTGGACGAAATTAAATTTTGGTCCAGGATTATGAAAGAACATTCCTTATTTTTAAGTTTGGGATTTACATATGAACAGAAACAGCTAATAACCGAAGCACAGCAGTTTATTGCATTGTTTGAAAGAATCGAGGAAAAGCTGGCTAGGTTTAATGTAAACTCGGAACTTGGCCAGGTGCAAGCTTTTAATAACGAGGTTTATCAGGCTGCTGCCGCAATCTGGAGTTATAAAAGAAAGGTATTGGGTTTGACATTAAGATGCGAAATTCGTTCAAATAATTACCCTTTATTGATTGACCATATCAGCAGAGAAGCAGCTTATTTTGCTAATCGATTAAAAGAGCTTAATTCAGGGGTACTTGCTCCAAAACCTGAAGCCATTATAGAGGAGAATGTATTTTTCCTAAAGATCATGGCAGATCATGCTAAATTTATCGGCCATTTATTAGACCCTTCCGAAAGAAAGCTGGTTGAACAGGCCAGAGAGTTCAGCCATGATTTCGATCAATTGCTATTCCAGGCTGTGGACCTGGAATCTATGCAGCCGCAATCAGAAACGAAACCGATTCTGAGCCAATTCTTAAACCAGAATAAAGTATCAGTTGCTTCATTAAGGGATTTTAAGAAAACTGCCAGAGAATTAATAGAGGCATGCCGGATCAAAAGCAATATTCATCCTCTTCTGGCTGACCATACATTTAGAGAAGCAGAGAGATTCTTAGAAATTATCGATATGTTTGAGGCGAGTCTTAAGAGGGCTTAG
- a CDS encoding SCO family protein: MFPKNRTALSSLLVLMFGVVLFYIGTDGFQAFTAEKARVNQLMDEKPQFPDVTLEDNNGRTYSFSEFEGKYVFITFLYTSCGTVCPELEVNMSEVYKRIPEEYIGHDIQFLSISFDPERDDPKTLDTYRQAFGSDGETWRMARIPDQKELESLLDRFGVIVIPDEYGNFAHNSAFYLVNPKGQLIEVMDYTLIEEAADRVTEILHSGREE, from the coding sequence ATGTTTCCAAAAAATAGAACGGCTTTATCAAGCTTGCTTGTACTGATGTTTGGCGTAGTCCTATTTTACATTGGCACAGATGGGTTTCAGGCTTTTACTGCTGAAAAAGCCAGGGTTAATCAGTTAATGGATGAAAAGCCCCAGTTCCCGGACGTAACACTTGAAGATAATAATGGAAGGACCTACTCTTTCTCGGAATTTGAAGGGAAGTATGTTTTTATTACTTTTTTATATACTTCATGCGGTACGGTTTGCCCTGAGCTTGAGGTTAATATGTCTGAAGTATATAAACGAATTCCGGAAGAGTATATTGGTCACGACATTCAATTCCTTAGCATCAGTTTTGATCCGGAGAGGGATGATCCAAAAACATTGGATACGTACCGTCAGGCTTTCGGCAGTGACGGAGAAACATGGAGAATGGCAAGGATCCCGGATCAAAAGGAGCTTGAATCTTTGCTGGACCGATTTGGCGTTATTGTCATACCGGATGAATACGGCAACTTTGCCCATAACTCGGCTTTTTATCTGGTGAACCCAAAAGGACAGTTAATCGAAGTCATGGACTATACCTTGATTGAAGAAGCGGCTGATCGGGTAACGGAGATTCTGCACAGCGGGAGGGAAGAATGA
- a CDS encoding cbb3-type cytochrome c oxidase subunit I, protein METVIKQSGKTQVFKDKANKVMGISLEDAKLTKSYLSVAFLAILLGGILGLVQGLNRAGMLELPAWLNYYQVLTAHGLLLVVVLSAFFTIGYFYAGLSHTLGGLLPKVRKMAWIGFWMKIFGFVLAVIPILMNEASVMYTFYPPMAASPIFYIGLVFIVLGVWMCAFGAFINVASWRKRNPGKHIPILSFFATGVFVLLFFGSIPVAIEVFTIIPWAFGWVETINVMVARTLFWAFGHTLVNIWYLTAVSAWYVIVPKIIGGRRWNDLLTRIVVIALVIMNITGGFHHQIIDPGISESVKYMHVFMSLAIGFPSLMTAYAMFAVFERTARRKGGKGIVGWYKKLPWGDVRFLAPFIAMAAFIPAGAGGIAQTTNQLNQVVHNTMWVVGHFHLTLGMSVVMTFFGLSYWLIPYVSKRVLTPQINKLGVIQTIIWTIGMIIMSGAMHWVGLLGSPRRTSYSTYFDNATALSWDPYLFFLAIGGTLLMIGVLMQVYAVFYLMFFAPKGNTEFPIAEVEEDEAPTPRWTERWGLWVVCMIVLVGMAYVIPLVDFIVNAPPGSPPFKTW, encoded by the coding sequence GTGGAAACAGTTATTAAGCAATCAGGAAAAACACAAGTTTTTAAGGATAAAGCAAATAAAGTTATGGGAATTAGCCTCGAGGATGCAAAATTAACGAAATCATATTTATCTGTTGCTTTCTTGGCCATCCTTCTGGGCGGAATACTCGGACTGGTGCAAGGCCTGAACCGGGCTGGAATGCTCGAATTGCCGGCATGGCTGAATTATTATCAGGTTCTGACAGCTCATGGTCTTCTGCTGGTAGTCGTATTGTCAGCGTTCTTCACAATTGGATACTTCTATGCTGGGTTATCCCATACACTGGGCGGCCTGCTTCCTAAGGTCAGAAAGATGGCATGGATAGGCTTCTGGATGAAGATTTTCGGATTTGTCCTAGCGGTAATCCCGATTTTAATGAATGAAGCATCTGTTATGTATACTTTCTATCCGCCAATGGCTGCTTCACCTATTTTCTATATCGGCTTAGTATTTATCGTATTGGGTGTATGGATGTGTGCCTTTGGTGCCTTTATCAATGTGGCCAGCTGGAGAAAGAGAAATCCCGGCAAGCATATCCCGATTCTTTCTTTCTTTGCAACCGGCGTTTTTGTTCTCTTATTCTTCGGAAGCATACCTGTAGCAATCGAGGTTTTTACTATAATTCCTTGGGCTTTTGGATGGGTTGAGACAATAAATGTTATGGTTGCACGTACGCTGTTCTGGGCGTTCGGCCATACGCTGGTTAACATCTGGTATTTAACGGCAGTCTCTGCATGGTATGTCATCGTGCCGAAAATTATTGGCGGCCGAAGATGGAATGATCTCTTAACAAGAATTGTGGTTATTGCATTAGTAATTATGAATATTACCGGTGGCTTCCACCATCAAATTATTGACCCAGGTATCTCTGAATCTGTGAAATACATGCACGTGTTTATGAGTTTGGCAATTGGCTTCCCTTCATTAATGACTGCTTATGCAATGTTTGCGGTCTTTGAACGCACTGCGAGAAGGAAAGGCGGAAAAGGCATTGTTGGCTGGTATAAAAAGCTTCCTTGGGGAGATGTCAGATTCCTTGCGCCATTTATCGCAATGGCTGCTTTTATCCCTGCAGGGGCAGGCGGTATTGCTCAAACTACAAACCAATTGAACCAAGTAGTCCATAACACGATGTGGGTCGTTGGCCATTTCCACTTAACACTTGGCATGTCAGTAGTTATGACGTTCTTCGGCCTAAGCTATTGGCTCATTCCTTATGTATCTAAAAGAGTGCTGACACCGCAGATCAACAAGCTTGGGGTTATTCAAACAATTATATGGACTATCGGTATGATCATCATGTCAGGTGCGATGCACTGGGTGGGTCTGCTGGGATCTCCAAGAAGAACTTCCTATTCAACATATTTTGATAATGCAACTGCTTTAAGCTGGGATCCTTATCTATTCTTCCTGGCAATCGGTGGAACGCTTCTAATGATTGGTGTCCTTATGCAGGTATACGCAGTATTCTACCTCATGTTCTTTGCACCAAAAGGAAACACAGAGTTCCCTATTGCGGAAGTGGAAGAAGATGAAGCGCCAACACCTAGATGGACAGAACGCTGGGGATTGTGGGTTGTGTGTATGATTGTCCTTGTCGGCATGGCATATGTCATTCCATTGGTCGATTTCATTGTCAATGCGCCTCCAGGTTCACCTCCATTTAAAACCTGGTAA
- a CDS encoding cytochrome c oxidase subunit II, whose amino-acid sequence MMHRSEKVWLILSFGMIIGFMLIAGYQAFAFEMGPPSYGERIDPQKVDETAPFDKPGIKKIGDNEYEVVMTLQVFSFTPSEIEVPAGSTVHFTLTSKDVVHGFQVAETNLNAMVVPGYVQKITQKFDKPGEYLVLCNEYCGAGHQMMSTTITVK is encoded by the coding sequence ATGATGCATCGTTCTGAAAAGGTATGGCTTATTTTAAGCTTTGGAATGATTATTGGATTCATGTTAATCGCAGGCTACCAGGCATTCGCCTTTGAAATGGGGCCGCCAAGCTATGGAGAGCGAATTGATCCTCAGAAAGTGGATGAAACAGCACCGTTCGATAAGCCAGGAATTAAGAAAATTGGCGATAATGAGTATGAAGTAGTTATGACTCTTCAAGTGTTCAGTTTTACTCCGAGTGAGATAGAAGTGCCTGCAGGATCAACAGTTCATTTTACATTGACGTCAAAAGATGTCGTTCACGGGTTCCAGGTTGCCGAAACTAACTTAAATGCTATGGTTGTGCCTGGTTATGTACAAAAAATCACTCAGAAATTTGATAAGCCGGGCGAATATTTGGTTCTATGCAATGAGTACTGCGGTGCGGGTCATCAAATGATGAGCACGACCATTACAGTGAAATAA
- a CDS encoding cytochrome c oxidase subunit 2A, producing the protein MNTQKVDQSSSKEQNSLKGTFFSVTVVGLGIFVTYLILYGLYMARI; encoded by the coding sequence GTGAATACACAAAAAGTGGACCAAAGCAGTTCAAAAGAACAAAACTCACTAAAGGGTACGTTCTTTTCAGTTACAGTTGTAGGCCTTGGGATCTTTGTTACGTATTTAATCTTGTACGGCCTGTATATGGCCAGAATATAG
- a CDS encoding alpha/beta hydrolase — MKELEVEFNTDVKIKGTVSLPKETEGKLPLIIIIHGSGPVDRDGNAKVMQMNAYKMLAEFFASLGVGVLRYDKRGAGVSGGDFYQTGMWDLVNDGIEAVKAARDLPEIDPERIFLLGHSEGCTLIPPINKKAEVAGIILLAGHAANVRNASELQVKLLEEEVKEMKGFNGVILRALKVHKTAASKQKKIFDEMMESEEAVMKKGFTKINAKWAREHFQYNMEEDLAAITCPVLAITGNKDIQVDPEHVHLFAEKVNGPAESYNVPNMNHLLRDQEEETSMLKLKSIYKRSLSKPLSTEMLDVIEEWTKRYIL, encoded by the coding sequence ATGAAAGAACTTGAGGTCGAATTTAATACAGATGTAAAAATAAAGGGAACAGTGAGTCTTCCGAAGGAGACCGAAGGAAAGCTTCCTCTTATTATTATAATTCATGGTTCAGGCCCTGTTGACCGGGATGGCAATGCGAAGGTTATGCAGATGAATGCTTATAAAATGCTTGCTGAGTTTTTTGCATCCCTTGGGGTGGGGGTTCTTAGATATGACAAACGGGGAGCCGGTGTGAGCGGAGGTGATTTTTATCAAACAGGCATGTGGGATTTAGTTAACGATGGGATTGAAGCTGTGAAGGCGGCTCGCGATCTGCCGGAAATAGACCCTGAAAGAATATTTCTGCTCGGTCACAGTGAAGGATGTACATTAATTCCTCCTATTAATAAGAAGGCAGAAGTTGCGGGTATTATCCTCCTTGCCGGTCACGCGGCAAATGTCAGGAACGCATCTGAGCTCCAAGTAAAACTGCTGGAAGAGGAAGTTAAAGAGATGAAAGGATTTAATGGAGTTATTCTTCGTGCCCTAAAAGTTCATAAAACGGCTGCTTCCAAACAAAAGAAAATTTTCGATGAAATGATGGAATCAGAAGAGGCAGTAATGAAAAAAGGATTTACAAAGATCAATGCAAAATGGGCAAGGGAGCACTTTCAATATAATATGGAAGAAGATTTGGCTGCAATTACATGTCCTGTTCTTGCTATTACCGGTAATAAAGATATTCAAGTAGATCCTGAGCATGTCCATCTTTTTGCTGAAAAAGTGAATGGCCCAGCTGAGAGCTATAATGTCCCAAATATGAACCATCTTCTTAGAGATCAGGAAGAGGAAACTTCTATGCTAAAGCTGAAGTCCATTTATAAAAGAAGTCTTTCAAAGCCGCTGAGCACTGAAATGCTGGACGTGATTGAAGAATGGACGAAGAGGTATATTCTCTAA
- a CDS encoding winged helix-turn-helix transcriptional regulator codes for MAYNIPVEATLDVIGGKWKVVIMCHLIKGEKRTSELKRLMPGITQKMLTQQLRELEADGVVNRTVYDQVPPKVVYSLTDYGWSLRPILDAMCNWGEGHIELTGGELMEQ; via the coding sequence TTGGCTTACAATATTCCGGTAGAAGCTACTTTAGATGTGATTGGCGGGAAGTGGAAAGTTGTAATCATGTGTCATTTAATTAAAGGTGAAAAGCGAACCAGCGAGCTTAAACGCCTTATGCCTGGAATTACGCAAAAAATGCTGACACAGCAGCTTCGCGAACTTGAAGCAGATGGAGTTGTAAACCGCACTGTTTATGATCAGGTGCCCCCTAAGGTTGTATATTCACTAACAGATTACGGATGGTCACTTCGACCGATCCTGGATGCGATGTGCAACTGGGGAGAAGGACATATTGAGTTAACAGGCGGAGAGCTTATGGAACAATAA
- a CDS encoding MFS transporter: MNSITINRQKEKGSTPALFALAISAFGIGTTEFVPVGLLSTISGDLGISITLAGLLISGYAMGVAIGAPVLTALTSKMNRKSLLMSLMVLFIIGNSVAAMSSTFALLLAARFITAFSHGIFFSIGSTIAADLVPENKRASAIAFMFTGLTVATVTGVPLGTFIGQIFGWRATFWGVALLGIIGIIASAILIPANLKQAPASKFSEHLKILTSGQLLLAFSITALGYGGTFVAFTYLTPLLEDVTGFSAKWVSIILLAYGVAVAIGNVLGGKASDKDPLNALVWMFTLQAIILGLLTFAAPFKTLGLIAIFLMGLFAFMNVPGLQILVVNLAEKYVPSAVNVASALNIAAFNIGIAIGSFAGGMIVDSIGLIHTPWIGGVMVFGAVILTGWLKELEKQTN, translated from the coding sequence ATGAATTCAATTACAATAAATAGACAAAAAGAAAAAGGCAGCACTCCAGCCCTTTTTGCACTCGCAATCAGTGCATTCGGCATAGGGACCACAGAGTTTGTGCCTGTAGGGCTTTTATCTACCATATCAGGTGATTTGGGAATTTCCATTACATTGGCCGGCTTATTGATTTCCGGTTATGCCATGGGAGTTGCTATTGGTGCACCTGTACTAACTGCTTTGACCAGTAAAATGAACAGAAAGTCTTTGCTTATGTCATTAATGGTTTTATTTATCATCGGAAATTCTGTCGCAGCCATGTCTTCAACTTTTGCCCTTTTGCTGGCTGCGCGTTTTATAACAGCTTTTTCACACGGAATCTTTTTCTCAATTGGCTCGACCATTGCTGCTGATTTAGTCCCTGAAAATAAACGAGCCAGTGCGATAGCCTTTATGTTTACCGGCTTGACTGTCGCAACTGTGACAGGTGTACCGCTCGGAACGTTTATTGGACAGATATTTGGCTGGAGAGCCACCTTCTGGGGAGTGGCTCTGCTGGGGATAATTGGGATTATAGCCAGCGCCATACTAATTCCAGCAAATCTTAAGCAAGCACCAGCTTCCAAGTTTAGTGAACATCTGAAAATTTTAACCAGCGGACAGCTGCTTTTAGCATTTAGCATTACTGCACTCGGATACGGAGGAACATTTGTAGCTTTTACCTATCTGACACCCCTTCTCGAAGATGTAACAGGGTTTAGCGCAAAATGGGTCAGCATTATTCTGCTTGCTTACGGAGTGGCCGTAGCTATTGGCAATGTTCTTGGCGGAAAAGCTTCTGACAAAGATCCATTAAATGCGTTAGTTTGGATGTTTACTCTGCAAGCCATTATATTGGGTCTTCTCACTTTTGCAGCACCTTTTAAAACCCTTGGGCTTATTGCTATTTTTCTAATGGGCTTATTTGCTTTCATGAATGTGCCAGGCCTTCAAATTTTAGTGGTGAACCTGGCTGAGAAATATGTTCCTTCAGCTGTCAATGTGGCTTCCGCATTAAATATCGCAGCTTTCAATATCGGGATTGCGATCGGCTCATTTGCCGGGGGAATGATTGTCGACTCTATCGGCTTAATTCACACACCGTGGATTGGCGGAGTAATGGTGTTTGGGGCCGTAATTCTGACGGGATGGCTAAAAGAACTTGAGAAACAAACTAACTAA